One Fundidesulfovibrio terrae genomic window carries:
- a CDS encoding DUF1992 domain-containing protein, protein MIAAIQIVAEQRIREAMERGDFDDLPGKGRPLNLDEDANVPDELKMAYKLLKNGGYLDEGTKARDVCSLDAMLRSSPEERGTHRRMLKLQVMEARARGLAIDTGSEYYGKVVERVSVRTKEGT, encoded by the coding sequence ATGATCGCCGCCATCCAGATCGTGGCCGAGCAACGCATCCGGGAAGCCATGGAGCGCGGCGATTTCGACGACCTGCCCGGCAAGGGACGCCCCCTGAACCTGGACGAGGACGCCAATGTGCCGGACGAGCTCAAGATGGCCTACAAGCTTCTGAAGAACGGCGGCTACCTGGACGAAGGGACGAAGGCCCGGGATGTCTGTTCACTGGACGCCATGCTGCGCTCGAGCCCGGAAGAACGCGGCACGCACCGCAGGATGCTCAAGCTGCAGGTCATGGAGGCCCGGGCGCGCGGCCTGGCAATCGACACGGGCAGCGAGTATTACGGCAAGGTCGTGGAGCGCGTGAGCGTAAGAACCAAGGAGGGCACATGA
- the aspS gene encoding aspartate--tRNA ligase, translating into MDQILTADETPRATDPLGDWRRSHSCCQLTAKDVGSDVCLMGWVQFRRDHGGLIFVDLRDRVGLTQVVFSPDHAPEAHGRAHVVRSEYVLAIKGTVRPRPEGMANPNMVTGEIEVVVNDWKLLNTSKTPPFAIEDRVDVGEALRLKYRYLDLRRPKLAQNFVLRSKAAQSVRRYLDGLDFLEVETPMLTKSTPEGARDFLVPSRVNLGQFFALPQSPQLFKQLLMVAGLERYYQIVKCFRDEDLRADRQPEFTQIDIEMSFVDEEQVMDMAEGMVRTLFKECLDVELPNPFPRMTYDDAMRDYGLDKPDVRFDLKLCDVTDIVRGCELRVFAKAELVKGLRVEGGENMTRKEIDELTEFVKIYGAQGLAWIKIRENEWQSPIAKFFSDAERAELASRLGLKVGDIVFFQAGASDMVNTALGYLRVQLGERLGLIDESAFKPLWVTDFPLLEYSPEDKRWVAKHHPFTSPKDGHLEILGTDPGKALARAYDMVLNGSEIGGGSIRSHTLEKQSAMFEALGIDAAEAEEKFGFLLNALQFGAPPHGGIAFGLDRLTMLMAGAKSIRDVIAFPKTQKATCLMTEAPGVVAAKQLRELGIKLRENVAKDGE; encoded by the coding sequence ATGGACCAGATTCTGACCGCCGACGAGACCCCCCGCGCCACCGATCCCCTCGGAGACTGGCGGCGTTCCCATTCCTGCTGCCAGTTGACCGCCAAGGACGTCGGCTCCGATGTATGCCTCATGGGCTGGGTGCAGTTCCGCCGCGACCACGGCGGGCTCATCTTCGTGGACCTGCGCGACCGCGTGGGGCTCACCCAGGTGGTCTTCAGCCCCGACCACGCCCCCGAGGCCCACGGGCGCGCCCACGTGGTGCGCTCCGAGTACGTGCTGGCCATCAAAGGCACCGTGCGCCCCCGCCCCGAGGGCATGGCCAACCCCAACATGGTCACGGGCGAGATCGAAGTGGTGGTCAACGACTGGAAGCTCCTGAACACCTCCAAGACTCCCCCCTTCGCCATCGAGGACCGCGTGGACGTGGGCGAGGCCCTGCGCCTCAAGTACCGCTACCTGGACCTCAGGCGCCCCAAGCTGGCCCAGAACTTCGTCCTGCGCTCCAAGGCCGCCCAGAGCGTGCGCCGGTATCTTGACGGACTCGACTTCCTGGAAGTCGAAACCCCCATGCTCACCAAGTCCACGCCCGAGGGCGCGCGCGACTTCCTGGTGCCCAGCCGGGTGAACCTGGGACAGTTCTTCGCCCTGCCCCAGTCGCCGCAGCTCTTTAAGCAGCTGCTCATGGTGGCCGGGCTCGAGCGCTACTACCAGATCGTCAAATGCTTCCGCGACGAGGACCTGCGCGCCGACCGCCAGCCCGAGTTCACCCAGATCGATATCGAGATGAGCTTCGTGGACGAGGAACAGGTCATGGACATGGCCGAGGGCATGGTCCGCACCCTGTTCAAGGAGTGCCTGGACGTTGAGCTGCCCAACCCGTTCCCGCGCATGACCTACGACGACGCCATGCGCGACTACGGCCTGGACAAGCCCGACGTGCGCTTCGACCTGAAGCTGTGCGACGTCACCGACATCGTGCGCGGCTGTGAGCTGCGCGTGTTCGCCAAGGCCGAGCTGGTCAAGGGCCTGCGCGTCGAGGGCGGCGAAAACATGACCCGCAAGGAGATCGACGAGCTCACCGAGTTCGTGAAGATCTACGGGGCGCAGGGACTGGCCTGGATCAAGATCCGCGAGAACGAGTGGCAGTCGCCCATCGCCAAGTTCTTCTCCGACGCCGAGCGCGCCGAGCTGGCCTCCCGCCTGGGCCTCAAGGTGGGCGACATCGTGTTCTTCCAGGCCGGCGCGTCCGACATGGTCAACACCGCCCTGGGATACCTTCGCGTGCAGCTGGGCGAGCGCCTGGGCCTCATCGACGAGAGCGCGTTCAAGCCCCTGTGGGTCACCGATTTCCCCCTGCTGGAATACTCCCCCGAGGACAAGCGCTGGGTGGCCAAGCACCATCCCTTCACCTCGCCCAAGGACGGACACCTGGAGATTCTCGGCACCGACCCCGGCAAGGCTCTTGCAAGGGCCTACGACATGGTGCTCAACGGCAGCGAAATCGGTGGCGGCTCCATCCGCAGCCACACGCTTGAGAAGCAGTCCGCCATGTTCGAGGCCCTGGGCATCGACGCGGCCGAAGCCGAGGAGAAGTTCGGCTTCCTCTTGAACGCGCTGCAGTTCGGCGCGCCCCCCCACGGCGGCATCGCCTTCGGTCTGGACCGGCTGACCATGCTCATGGCCGGAGCCAAGTCCATCCGGGACGTGATCGCCTTCCCCAAGACCCAGAAGGCCACCTGCCTCATGACCGAGGCTCCGGGCGTGGTCGCGGCCAAGCAGCTGCGCGAGCTCGGGATAAAGCTTCGGGAGAACGTGGCCAAGGACGGCGAATAG
- a CDS encoding ABC-type transport auxiliary lipoprotein family protein yields the protein MRKSVTVVLGLALLGGCIGKGGPVEQYLRVSGAEPCAQQSGPSQGRLVVAVRTFKAAESIDRQAVMVARGRVSSPSLRWYWEASPAKLFEQAVVRGVDCAPGLAAAWPVRSTTEGGATLTGTMTVFELQENPLVLNAAGSCQLWDGEGAKLLASSQFTASVPVRAFEAQAIADAAAQALSSMGTQAGAWLSEVRSGALAGGAAK from the coding sequence GTGAGGAAATCCGTTACCGTCGTTTTGGGTTTGGCCCTGCTCGGCGGGTGCATCGGCAAGGGCGGCCCCGTGGAGCAGTACCTGCGCGTGAGCGGGGCGGAGCCCTGCGCGCAGCAGTCCGGCCCGTCCCAGGGGCGGCTCGTGGTGGCGGTGCGCACGTTCAAGGCCGCGGAATCAATCGACAGGCAGGCGGTCATGGTGGCCCGGGGGAGGGTGTCCTCGCCCAGCCTGCGCTGGTACTGGGAAGCCTCCCCTGCGAAACTCTTCGAGCAGGCCGTGGTGCGCGGCGTGGACTGCGCTCCGGGCCTGGCCGCGGCCTGGCCGGTGCGTTCCACCACCGAGGGCGGCGCGACCCTCACGGGCACCATGACGGTGTTCGAGCTCCAGGAGAACCCCCTGGTGCTGAACGCTGCCGGGAGCTGCCAGCTCTGGGACGGGGAGGGGGCCAAGCTGCTCGCTTCGAGCCAGTTCACGGCCAGTGTCCCGGTGAGGGCCTTCGAGGCCCAGGCCATCGCGGACGCGGCGGCCCAGGCGCTTTCGTCCATGGGAACCCAGGCCGGGGCGTGGCTGTCGGAGGTCCGGTCCGGGGCTTTAGCCGGGGGGGCGGCGAAATGA
- a CDS encoding DUF116 domain-containing protein produces the protein MEIVESSRKRLFIGLITATSLVVCAVLALLWIVPTIGLDHIHPWAPAIWGGVVAAIILLVAWASLGLILSVAAGRTLPLSRRSRGLTIKLFLPLMIIFARLFGISKERVRNSFIKVNNELVLGQGKNYRPHEILLLLPHCLQSSTCAVRLTYDINNCKRCGLCPVAGLLALSEAYGVHMAIATGGTIARRIVVQKRPKLILAVACERDLSSGIQDTYPLPVFGILNDRPKGPCLDTLVPLDQLEHALRHFLQTQAKPVLFLPRLNAPASATK, from the coding sequence ATGGAAATTGTCGAATCCTCCCGCAAGCGGTTGTTCATCGGGCTCATCACCGCCACGTCGCTGGTGGTCTGCGCCGTCTTGGCCCTTCTCTGGATCGTGCCCACCATCGGGCTCGACCACATCCACCCCTGGGCCCCGGCCATCTGGGGAGGCGTGGTTGCCGCAATCATCCTCCTGGTGGCCTGGGCCAGCCTGGGGCTCATCCTCTCCGTAGCCGCCGGGCGGACCCTCCCGCTCTCCAGGCGCTCGCGCGGGCTGACCATCAAGCTGTTCCTGCCGCTCATGATCATCTTCGCCAGGCTGTTCGGCATCTCCAAGGAGCGGGTGCGCAACTCCTTCATCAAGGTCAACAACGAGCTGGTGCTGGGCCAGGGCAAAAACTACCGTCCCCACGAGATACTGCTGCTTCTGCCCCACTGCCTGCAGTCGAGCACCTGCGCCGTGCGCCTCACATACGACATCAACAACTGCAAGCGCTGCGGCCTGTGCCCCGTGGCCGGACTGCTGGCCCTGTCCGAAGCCTACGGCGTGCACATGGCCATCGCCACCGGCGGCACCATCGCCCGGCGCATCGTCGTGCAGAAGCGGCCCAAGCTCATCCTGGCCGTGGCCTGCGAGCGCGACCTGTCCAGCGGCATCCAGGACACCTACCCCCTGCCGGTGTTCGGCATCCTGAACGACCGCCCCAAGGGCCCCTGCCTGGATACCCTGGTGCCCCTGGACCAGCTTGAGCACGCCTTGCGCCATTTCCTGCAGACCCAGGCCAAGCCCGTCCTCTTTCTGCCCAGGTTGAACGCCCCGGCTTCGGCCACCAAATGA
- a CDS encoding lysozyme inhibitor LprI family protein encodes MDVFREGTARSIACAVATALWLACAAAPGAAQNCERPKDVQEMTECATLRLRAAEREMATLYGELLDSEDKDFADAARKAQEAWMRWREAEGRLAAKTVGDQGLAQYTRINQEALMTEDRVKDLRGYAGN; translated from the coding sequence ATGGACGTATTTCGTGAAGGCACGGCGAGAAGCATCGCCTGCGCCGTGGCCACGGCCCTGTGGCTGGCATGCGCAGCCGCCCCTGGCGCGGCCCAGAACTGCGAGCGGCCCAAGGACGTCCAGGAAATGACCGAGTGCGCCACCCTGCGCCTGCGCGCCGCGGAGCGGGAGATGGCCACGCTCTACGGAGAGTTGCTCGATTCCGAGGACAAGGATTTCGCTGATGCGGCCAGGAAAGCCCAGGAAGCCTGGATGCGCTGGCGCGAGGCGGAAGGGCGCCTGGCCGCCAAGACCGTGGGCGACCAGGGCCTGGCCCAGTACACCCGCATCAATCAGGAAGCGTTGATGACCGAGGACCGCGTCAAGGACTTGCGTGGTTACGCCGGAAACTGA
- the def gene encoding peptide deformylase has product MVRKILKYPDPILSQKAQEITEITPEVRELAKDMAETMYEKRGIGLAAPQVGECCRLIAVDVSGPDDRNDLRFLVNPVVVHKEGEVFEEEGCLSVAQFRSKVKRAEKVVVRAKDLDGNEVEVPADGILAICLQHEIDHLDGILFIDKVSRLKRTLYDNKIKKWLKARQAGG; this is encoded by the coding sequence ATGGTCCGCAAGATACTCAAATACCCTGATCCTATCCTGTCCCAGAAGGCCCAGGAGATCACGGAGATAACCCCCGAGGTCAGAGAGCTGGCCAAGGACATGGCCGAAACCATGTACGAGAAGCGCGGCATCGGCCTGGCCGCGCCCCAGGTGGGCGAATGCTGCCGCCTGATCGCCGTGGACGTCTCCGGCCCCGACGATCGCAACGACTTGCGCTTTCTGGTGAACCCCGTCGTGGTGCACAAGGAAGGCGAGGTCTTCGAAGAGGAAGGCTGCCTGTCCGTGGCCCAGTTCCGCTCCAAGGTGAAGCGCGCGGAAAAGGTCGTGGTCCGCGCCAAGGACCTTGACGGCAACGAGGTGGAGGTGCCGGCCGACGGCATCCTGGCCATCTGCCTGCAGCACGAGATCGACCACCTGGACGGCATCCTCTTCATCGACAAGGTGAGCCGGCTCAAGCGCACGCTCTACGACAACAAGATCAAGAAATGGCTCAAGGCCAGGCAGGCGGGCGGTTGA
- the fmt gene encoding methionyl-tRNA formyltransferase, giving the protein MGTPDFAAATLKKVIQSGAGEVVGVYSQPDRPCGRGHKCVPSPVKRLALEHGVPVFQPLNFKTPEAVAELASLTPDVLLVAAYGLILPQSVLDIPKLGPWNVHASLLPKYRGAAPIQRAILAGETETGITIMRMEAGLDTGPMLIRREVSIGPDEDAGSLHDRLAALGGEMAVEALGMLATGPVAPVPQDGAKATYAAKLTKDDTHIFWDRPVQEVHNRIRAMSPRPGAFFTLAIPGENRQIRLQALPGRYSQGVAADAPPGCVLGLSEGMLRISCADGVYMLPSIKPSGKQFMDATAFSCGYLSKVDPGLPLVCPPPADLL; this is encoded by the coding sequence ATGGGAACGCCCGACTTCGCCGCGGCGACGCTTAAGAAAGTCATTCAGTCCGGGGCGGGCGAGGTCGTGGGGGTCTACTCCCAGCCCGACCGCCCGTGCGGACGCGGCCACAAGTGCGTGCCCTCGCCGGTCAAGCGCCTGGCCCTGGAGCATGGCGTCCCGGTCTTTCAGCCGCTTAATTTCAAGACGCCCGAGGCCGTGGCCGAGCTTGCCTCGCTTACGCCCGACGTGCTGCTTGTGGCCGCCTACGGGTTGATCCTGCCCCAGTCGGTGCTGGACATCCCCAAACTCGGCCCCTGGAACGTGCACGCTTCGCTTCTGCCCAAGTACCGGGGCGCAGCCCCCATACAGCGGGCCATCCTGGCGGGCGAGACCGAAACCGGGATCACCATCATGCGCATGGAGGCGGGGCTGGACACCGGCCCCATGCTCATCCGCCGGGAAGTATCCATTGGGCCCGACGAGGACGCCGGGTCGCTTCACGACCGCCTAGCCGCGCTTGGCGGCGAGATGGCCGTGGAGGCCCTCGGCATGCTCGCGACCGGACCAGTCGCCCCCGTTCCCCAGGACGGCGCCAAGGCCACCTACGCGGCCAAGCTCACCAAGGACGACACCCACATTTTCTGGGACCGGCCCGTGCAGGAAGTGCACAACCGCATCCGCGCCATGTCCCCCCGGCCCGGCGCGTTCTTCACCCTGGCCATCCCGGGCGAAAATCGCCAGATTCGCCTCCAGGCGCTTCCCGGACGCTATTCCCAGGGCGTGGCAGCCGATGCCCCTCCAGGATGCGTCCTGGGGCTTTCTGAGGGCATGCTTCGTATCAGCTGTGCCGATGGAGTCTACATGCTTCCATCTATAAAGCCCTCGGGCAAGCAGTTCATGGACGCCACCGCATTTTCATGCGGCTATCTGAGCAAGGTCGACCCGGGCTTGCCCCTGGTCTGCCCGCCTCCCGCCGATCTGCTGTAA
- a CDS encoding class I SAM-dependent methyltransferase, whose product MLWDRHDLERYERWLASSQGAYALARECRLLEWLTAAWPRRGRSLLEVGCGPGFFLDFFHRAGFDVTGLDKSPVMIEAARQRLGERAECNLGDAHHLPYETDQFDYVALLTLLEFVEDPRRVLMEAARVARRAVLVGYLNRFSLYRLASKNHALLGQAKWFTPWSMRSLTRSSVGLAPVHEGSVLPGPPWTWNEGFPFWGLGSLVLPVPVGAYCAFAVDLTTEPPLTPLAARAFAQPTKSF is encoded by the coding sequence ATGCTTTGGGACCGCCACGACCTCGAGCGCTACGAGCGCTGGCTGGCCTCGTCGCAGGGCGCGTATGCCCTGGCGCGCGAGTGCCGCCTGCTCGAATGGCTCACGGCCGCGTGGCCCAGGCGCGGGCGATCGCTTCTGGAAGTGGGCTGCGGCCCCGGATTCTTCCTGGATTTCTTCCACCGGGCGGGATTCGACGTCACGGGCCTGGACAAGTCCCCGGTGATGATCGAGGCCGCGCGGCAACGCCTGGGCGAGCGGGCCGAGTGCAACCTGGGCGACGCCCACCACCTGCCCTACGAGACGGACCAGTTCGACTATGTGGCCCTGCTGACCCTCTTGGAGTTCGTGGAGGACCCGCGCAGGGTGCTCATGGAGGCGGCGCGGGTGGCCCGGCGCGCTGTGCTGGTGGGCTATTTGAACCGTTTCTCGCTGTACCGGCTGGCGAGCAAGAATCACGCGCTCCTCGGTCAGGCCAAGTGGTTCACGCCCTGGTCCATGCGCTCGCTCACCCGTTCGTCCGTGGGGCTCGCGCCCGTGCACGAGGGCAGCGTGCTGCCCGGGCCGCCCTGGACCTGGAACGAGGGTTTCCCGTTCTGGGGGCTCGGGTCGCTGGTGCTGCCTGTGCCTGTCGGCGCCTATTGCGCCTTCGCCGTGGACCTGACCACGGAGCCTCCGCTGACGCCCCTGGCCGCCCGGGCCTTTGCCCAGCCCACAAAGAGCTTTTGA
- the hisS gene encoding histidine--tRNA ligase: MEKIQKIKGFADILPPQSHVYDLLEQTAKAVFARYGYKEARLPILERTELFSRSIGEETDVVQKEMYTFPDRKNRSLTMRPEATAGVVRAYVENGLHAQEELTKLYCAGPMFRYERPQKGRMRQFHQIDVEAFGSASPYLDAEIIFMLSHFLTELGIADLNIELNSLGCPECRPAYHDALNEYFRGFDAGQLCEDCMRRKLTNPLRVLDCKVPACKELTRSAPQISDYQCPSCKEHFETVTGLLDKGGLAYTLNPRLVRGLDYYVRTTFEVTSGKIGAQSAVAGGGRYDGLVKTLGGPDLPGVGFACGMERLAMLMGDPQPPAPDFHLAVLGEAGLGAGLLLAQKLRDAGLCGECALSAKSAKSQMRAAGKSGARFCLILGDAEIEGGTVQVKDMAAGTQDTVPQDALLEHLRT, encoded by the coding sequence ATGGAAAAAATCCAAAAAATCAAAGGTTTCGCGGACATACTGCCTCCGCAATCCCACGTGTACGACCTCCTGGAGCAGACCGCCAAGGCGGTTTTCGCTCGCTACGGCTACAAGGAGGCGCGCCTGCCCATCCTGGAGCGCACCGAACTGTTCTCGCGCTCCATCGGCGAGGAGACGGACGTGGTTCAGAAGGAGATGTACACCTTCCCGGACCGCAAGAACCGCTCCCTGACCATGCGCCCCGAGGCCACGGCGGGCGTGGTGCGCGCCTATGTGGAAAACGGCCTGCACGCCCAGGAGGAGCTGACCAAGCTCTACTGCGCAGGCCCCATGTTCCGCTACGAGCGCCCGCAGAAGGGCCGCATGCGCCAGTTCCACCAGATCGACGTGGAGGCCTTCGGGTCCGCCTCGCCCTACCTGGACGCCGAGATCATCTTCATGCTCTCGCACTTCCTCACGGAGCTGGGCATTGCCGATCTGAACATCGAGCTTAATTCACTGGGGTGCCCCGAGTGCCGCCCGGCCTACCACGACGCCCTGAACGAGTACTTCCGGGGCTTCGACGCCGGGCAGCTCTGCGAAGACTGCATGCGCCGCAAGCTGACCAATCCGCTTCGCGTGCTGGACTGCAAGGTGCCCGCGTGCAAGGAGCTGACCCGTTCGGCCCCGCAGATTTCCGATTACCAGTGCCCCTCCTGCAAGGAGCACTTCGAGACCGTCACCGGCCTTCTGGACAAGGGCGGCCTGGCCTACACCCTGAACCCGAGGCTGGTGCGCGGCCTGGACTACTACGTGCGCACCACCTTCGAGGTGACTTCCGGCAAGATCGGCGCGCAGTCCGCCGTTGCCGGGGGCGGGCGCTACGACGGCCTGGTGAAGACGCTGGGCGGGCCCGACCTGCCGGGCGTCGGTTTCGCCTGCGGCATGGAGCGCCTGGCCATGCTCATGGGCGATCCCCAGCCGCCCGCGCCGGATTTTCACCTGGCGGTGCTCGGCGAGGCCGGCCTTGGCGCGGGGCTTCTTCTCGCGCAGAAGCTGCGCGACGCCGGTCTCTGCGGCGAATGCGCCCTGTCGGCCAAATCCGCCAAGAGCCAGATGCGCGCCGCCGGCAAGTCCGGAGCACGCTTCTGCCTGATCCTGGGCGACGCCGAGATCGAGGGCGGGACCGTGCAGGTCAAGGACATGGCCGCCGGCACCCAGGACACCGTCCCTCAGGACGCCCTTTTGGAACATCTTCGCACATAA
- a CDS encoding RsmB/NOP family class I SAM-dependent RNA methyltransferase, producing MTKTQFPIPPSRAAALTAIEQALPSSGKPGQDLQAALDNTLRQVEDPRDRGLATELAYGYLRLKGRMDFLVRTQLSRPEGTQPLIVRILGIAAYELVHLGSIPPHATLSWAVDAVKARFGQSQGNLANAVLRRIQDLGADAADRPFYSAHSRSHLGEAAAWYSCPGWLADLWRRDYGVEEAVGLMQAQLFAPLTGLRINFTKVGAAELFEELSARPGRLWSASPWVGFDTAAAGPALPEVRRLEQEGLVSRQSPAVGDILHRLSSPSWPDPVWDACCGRGGKTLALLEQGRTHVFSSDPNRKRLRGLGPEALRLGLETPLTFLADAANPPLRATEGTILVDAPCSGLGVLSRRPDAKWKRTRADVDNLARIQAGILTACARALKPGGRLVYMTCTMTRQENDRQAELIDSLGLSCVALAEPVNGPALREFFWGGVWKK from the coding sequence ATGACCAAAACGCAGTTCCCCATTCCGCCGTCGCGCGCCGCAGCGCTCACGGCCATCGAGCAGGCGCTTCCCTCGAGCGGCAAGCCAGGCCAGGACCTCCAGGCCGCCCTGGACAACACCCTGCGCCAGGTCGAGGACCCGCGCGACCGGGGGCTGGCCACCGAGCTGGCCTACGGCTACTTGCGCCTCAAGGGCCGCATGGACTTCCTGGTGCGCACGCAACTGTCGCGCCCGGAAGGCACGCAGCCGCTCATCGTGCGCATCCTGGGCATCGCCGCCTACGAGCTGGTGCACCTGGGCTCCATTCCTCCCCACGCCACCCTTTCCTGGGCCGTGGACGCCGTGAAGGCCCGCTTCGGCCAATCCCAGGGCAACCTGGCCAACGCCGTGCTCCGGCGCATCCAGGATCTGGGGGCGGACGCGGCCGATCGCCCGTTTTACTCCGCCCACAGCCGCTCCCATCTGGGAGAAGCCGCCGCGTGGTATTCCTGTCCCGGCTGGCTTGCCGACCTCTGGCGGCGCGACTACGGCGTGGAAGAGGCTGTCGGGCTCATGCAGGCCCAGCTTTTTGCGCCCCTGACAGGGCTCAGGATCAATTTCACGAAGGTGGGCGCGGCCGAGTTGTTCGAGGAGCTTTCCGCGCGCCCAGGTCGCCTCTGGAGCGCTTCCCCCTGGGTGGGCTTCGACACCGCCGCCGCTGGCCCTGCCCTGCCCGAGGTAAGACGCCTGGAGCAGGAGGGACTCGTCAGCCGCCAGTCCCCTGCCGTGGGCGACATCCTGCACCGCCTGAGCAGCCCGAGCTGGCCGGACCCGGTCTGGGACGCCTGCTGCGGCCGGGGCGGCAAGACCCTGGCCCTGCTGGAGCAGGGGCGCACGCACGTCTTTTCCTCAGACCCCAACAGAAAGCGCCTGCGCGGCCTGGGCCCTGAAGCCCTGCGCCTGGGCCTCGAAACGCCCCTGACCTTCCTGGCGGACGCCGCCAACCCGCCGCTTCGCGCGACCGAGGGGACCATCCTGGTGGACGCCCCCTGCTCCGGCCTTGGCGTGCTCTCGCGCAGACCCGACGCCAAGTGGAAGCGCACCCGCGCAGACGTGGACAACCTGGCCCGCATCCAGGCTGGGATTCTCACCGCCTGCGCCCGGGCGCTCAAGCCCGGCGGCCGCCTCGTGTACATGACCTGCACAATGACCAGGCAGGAAAACGACCGCCAAGCCGAGTTGATCGATTCCCTGGGGCTTTCCTGCGTGGCGCTGGCCGAGCCGGTGAACGGCCCGGCACTGCGGGAATTCTTCTGGGGCGGGGTGTGGAAGAAATAA